The Candidatus Neomarinimicrobiota bacterium genomic sequence ATGGATTGACATCTGCAGTTGCAAATAATTCAAATATGGTTATTGTTGATACTGCCGGCAGGCTTCATACGTACAATCATTTAATGGTTGAATTATCAAAAATGAATCGCGTATTAGATGAACATTTTCCTCAGTTCAGTAAAAAATCTCTCATTACCATTGATGCATCTCTGGGGCAGAATTCGCTTCATCAGGCAAAGGTGTTTTCGGACCATGTTGATCTCGATGGTGCTATTCTCACTAAAATGGATGGAACTGCAAAAGGGGGAATTGCATTTCCACTGGTTCGAGAATTATCTCTTCCGATTCGCTATGTTGGAACCGGCGAAGATTTGAATGACATTGAACCTTTTAGCGGGGAAACTTATGTGAAATCCATTCTCGGCATTGATCGTGAGTGAACAAAAAAAACTACACCTCATCAGTCTCGGGTGTGCAAAAAATCTTGTCGATTCAGAAATATTGCTTGGAGGGCTTAAGCAATCGAAATTCAATATCACTCACGATCCAACAGTCGCAAATACGATTGTTGTAAACACGTGCGGATTTCTAGATATGGCGCGAGAAGAATCTGTGGAAACCATCCTGCAGGCCGCAGAACTAAAACGCAAGGGAATATTGGATCAACTTGTTGTGATGGGCTGTTTGTCCGAACGGTATCCCCATGAACTTGCTAAAGAAATTCCTGAAGTGGACAGATTTTTTGGAAGTAACGATCATCGGCAAATTGTATCGTTTATTACAGGAAAAACTTTTTCTCGCGATGATCCGTTATTTTTACGATCGATCCTTACCCCCAAACATTATGCGTACTTGAAAATTGCTGAAGGATGTGATAACGGTTGTTCATTTTGTAGTATTCCACTGATGAGAGGTCTTCAAAAAAGCCGTCCGATTTCGAGCATTATAGATGAAGCTGAAAGGTTGATATCGATTGGAACCAAGGAATTGCTTCTCATTGCTCAAGATACAACAACCTATGGATGGGATTTCAGGGACAAGCAATCGTTAGCCGATCTAATTCTTGCCCTTGAGGAAACATCGGATGATTTAGAATGGGTTCGAATCCATTATGCACATCCGGCCCATTTATCTCAAAGCATAATTGATGCGATGGGATCATCTTCGAAAATATGTAAATATCTTGATATGCCTGTCCAACATGCGTCTAACTCGATTTTGAAATCGATGCGTAGGGGACTGAACCAAGATGGGATCAGAAAGAAAATTGATTCGCTCAGGAAGCATGTGCCGGGAATTCATTTGAGAACAACGGTCATTGTGGGTTACCCCGGGGAAACAGAAGATCATTTTAAAGAATTATGTGATTTTGCTGAAGATATTCGGTTCGACAGACTTGGTATTTTTACTTATTCTGAAGAGGAAGGTACTTTAGCAGCAGATTTATCGGATGATGTTCCCCGCGGAGTAAAGGACGAAAGAAAAGCAGTGCTACAAGATATTCAAGCTGGCATTAGTTTTGAAAATAATCAATCTTTAGTCGGTAAAACTTTAAAGGTCATTGTTGATGAAGCAGGTGAAGAGGTCGCAGTAGGGCGAACCGAATATGATTCTGTTGAAGTGGATAATATCGTTAAAATAGAAGGAAAAACAGAACCCGGGACCTTTATGAATGTGAAGATCACGAGTGCGAATGAGTTTGAATTAATTGGATCGCCGAAAAGATAACCCTTTTGACCATTTGGGAAAGCAGCAACAATGGTCGTAATTTCATTGCTAATTCTTTCACAAAAATACCAAAGGAACCATGTCCGGACATAGTAAATGGTCATCTATTAAGCGGAAAAAAGCTGTCATTGATGCGAAACGCGGGAAAATTTTTACCAAACTTATTCGTGAAATTACCATTGCTGCACGTGATGGTGGCGGCGACGAGGAAAGTAATCCACGCCTGCGTCAGGCAATCATAAATGCAAAAGCTGCGAATATGCCTCAAGATAACATGCAGCGAGCCATTAAAAAAGGCACCGGCGAATTGGAAGGTGTTCAATACGAAGAATCCACCCTCGAAGGATATGGCCCGGAAGGTGTCGCCATCTTTATGGATATATTATCCGATAACCGAAAACGAACTGTAGCAGAAGTGCGACACCTCATGGCAAAATACGGTGGAAATCTTGGCGAAAACGGAAGCGTATCTTGGATGTTTGAAAAAAAGGGACAAATTGTCCTAGATCAAGGATCGCATAATGAAGACGATATTTTTGAATCTGTGATAGATTCCGGTGCGGAAGATTTTGAAACAGATGATGGTTCCTGTGTGGTTACGACCCATCCTTCTGAATTAATGACTGTGAGGGATGCACTTGATAAACTCGGTTTCTCTGTCCAGTCAGTTGTATTGGAAATGATTCCAAAAAACACCCAAACAGTGGATGCTGAAAAATCGGTTCAAGTAATTACATTGCTTGAGCAATTGGAAGACCATGACGATATTCGGTCTGTCTTTACTAATTTTAATTCGGTAGAAGGATAGGTAACCATGCAAGTTATTGGCATTGATCCCGGGTTAAGCGCTACCGGATACGCATTGCTAGAAGAAAATAAGGGAAAAGTAATTGCTAAAATGTATGGAACCATTACACCACCGAAAGGAAAGACTCTTGCAGATAGACTTGAATATCTATTTTCAAAAAGTACTGAAATCATTAAGGAAATCCAGCCGGACGTAATGGCGATTGAAGACACATTCTTTCATAAAAATTTTAAATCTGCGCTCATGCTGGGCCAGGCTAGAGGCGTTTTAATTTTAGCAGCTGCACGAATGGGGATTCATTGTGTAGAGTTTGCGCCAAAAAAGGTAAAAATGTCAGTCGTGGGAAATGGAAATGCCAGCAAAGAACAGGTTCAATATATGGTAAAGCAAATTCTCAAATTGAAAGAAATGCCAAAATCATTGGATATTTCTGATGCGATGGCAATAGGTCTTTGCTACATAAACCAAAATAAATATCTATAAAAATATGATTGATTCATTAAAAGGAATTTTAATTAAGAAGGACCCCACATTTGCGGTGGTTGATGTGAATGGAGTTCGCTTTTCTGTTCAAATTACACTTTCTTCTTACCAAAGTCTTCCCAATGTGGGACAGGAAATGGAAATCCAAACATATTTGAATTTTCGGCAGGATGGTTTAGATCTTTTTGGATTCAGCGGAGAAGAGGAACGAAACGTATTCTTATTATTAACATCGGTTAGTGGAATCGGTCCCAAATCTGCCGTAAAAATTCTATCCGGAACCCAACCGAGTGAATTCAGGAAAAGAATTGTTTCCGGTGATGCAGAAGCTCTGACCGTCATCCCGGGTATCGGCGCTAAAACTGCACAGAGAATTATTGTGGAATTAAAAGATAAATTTACCGATATAGCCGATTCAGAATATCCACCCATTGTTTCTTCTGAAAATGCTGAAACGGTGAAAGATGTAATTACGGGTTTAACTGCTCTTGGATATAAGCGTGGGCAGATAAATCAGGCGCTTCGAAAACTGGAAGAAAAAGATGAATTGAACGGGAGTCTTGAGGGTTTAATTAAAAAAGCATTGGCGCATGTGATATCATGAAACCGTTTGCAAATCGATTACTTAATTTGGGTACAGAAACAGCATTTGCCGTTTCTGCTCAAGCTCGTGCATGGGCGGACAAAGGAAATAAAGTATATCCGTTTCATTTGGGAGATATTAAACTGCCAACCCCACCAAATATTATTGAAGCCGCAAATAAATTTTGCAGAGATGGAAAAAATGTTTACTGCCCAGCAGAAGGTATCCCGGAACTGCGGAATGCGTTGGCAGATGATGTCGGAAAGAAGCGTGGTGTATCCTACTCAACAGATCAAGTTAGCGTTCAACCCGGAGGCAAACCCACAATCGGGAAATTTATTCAAACTGTGATGAATCCCGGCGATGAAGTTTTGTATCCAAATCCCGGATATCCGATTTACGAATCCCAAATTGAATATCAAGGCGGTAAAGCAGTTCCTTATCATTATTTTGAAACAGATTCCGGATTTGATATTGATCTAGAAGAACTAAAGAATTCCATTACAGATAAAACTGTTGCACTCATTTATAATAATTATCAAAACCCGATTGGTGCTGAGTCGTCCCAATCTGAAATGGAAGCAATCGCAGATATTGTAATTGAACATGATCTTTGGATGTTAAGTGATGATGCTTATTATGAAGTTCGGTACGGAATTAAACCGAAATCTATCGTAGCAATCCCCGGTATGCGGGAACGAACAGTAATCTTATACACTTTTTCAAAACGATTTGCAATGACTGGGTGGAGACTTGGCGCATCCGTTGGACCAAAAGAATTGATTGAAAATATCAGCAGACTAAATGTGAATGACGAATCGTGCACCAACCATTTTTTGCAATGGGCTATGATTGAGGCTTTGACGGGAGACCAGTCCGGACCGCAAAAATTATTGGATTTACTTCAACGCAGAAGAGATGCAGCTGTTGAAGGACTGAATGCGATTGATGGGACTCAAATTGCAACCCCCAATAGTACGTTTTATCTCTTTCCAAATGTGACTTCAATAATGAAACGCAAAGGTTTCACCAACTTGAAAGATCTACAAGTGCAAGCATTGGAACAATCTGGTGTTTCTTTTTGTATGCGAGAACACTTTGGTCGGCCGAATCCCAACGAAAAAGATTATTTTATTCGATTTGCATATTCCGGGATTTCTGAGGAAGAAATCAGGGAAGGAATGGCAAAATTGAAAACCTATTTTGAATCTTCTTAACATGATTGAACTTCAAAAAACATCTCTCTACGAGACTCATATTAGTCTGGGTGCCAAAATGGTTGATTTTGCAGGATATCTCATGCCGGTCCAGTATTCCGGAATTATAGATGAACATTGTGGAGTGCGCGCTAAGTGCGGGATATTTGATGTGAGTCATATGGGGGAATTTTTTGTGCATGGAACTGATGCTGAATCTTTTTTAGACATGGTAACCGTTGGAAATGTTTCCAGCATGAAAACCGGTGACGCGCAATACTCGCTGATGTGCAATCCTAGTGGTGGGATAATTGACGACTTACTCATTTACAAAAAAAAATCGGGTTATATGCTTGTCGTCAATGCGTCAAATATCGAAAAGGATTTTGCTTGGCTCTCACAAAATGCCTATCGAGGAACCACCATTCGAAACATCAGCGAGGAAACGGGATTAATTGCGGTTCAAGGACCACAATCTCGGGCTATTTTAAACCCGTTACTCGATTTCAATATTTCTACCTTGGGATTTTATACTTTTACCGAATGTTCCCTAAGTGGATATTCTGTTACGTTGGCAAGGACTGGATATTCCGGTGAATTAGGATACGAAATTTATTGTTTTTCTCCGGATGCGCCTGGCGTTTGGGGTGCGATTTTCCAATCCGGTGGGGATGAAATTATTCCGGCAGGTCTGGGCTCTAGAGATACGCTTCGCATGGAAATGAAATATTGTTTGTACGGAAATGATATCGATGAAAATAAAAATCCAATTGAGGCTGGATTGAAATGGACTATTCATTTTGATAAACCTCAATTTATTGGGAAGGAAGCCATCCAATCTTTTGTTGAAAATCCAAAGCGCAGACTAGTGTGTATTCAAATGACAGAAAAAGCTGTTCCCAGAAAAGGTTACACCATTTGGAAGGAATCGGATGAAATTGGAATTATAACAAGCGGAACGATGTCTCCAACACTTGGGAAAGGAATTGGAATAGGTTATGTTTCAAAAGATTATTCCAAAAATGGGACAGAAATAGTTGTGGATATTCGAGGGAAGAAAAAATCAGCTGAAATTGTAAAAAACCCCTTTTATAGAAATGGAACCTTACATGCCTGATAAATCCATTCTCGTAACAGGTGGGTGCGGATTCATTGGATCGCACCTTGTAGATCATTATTTAGCGGAAAATAAAAAAGTAGTTTGTCTTGATAATATGAACGATTTCTATAATCCGGAAATCAAACGATTGAATCAATTGCCTCACTTGTCTTCGGATAATTATACATTTATCGAAGGCGATATTCGAGATAAGCAAATTGTTTCATCACTTTTTAAATCGCACAACATTGGGAAGGTCATTCATTTGGCTGCCATGGCAGGTGTTCGCCCATCTGTAGAAAACCCGAGATTATATTTAGACGTTAATGTGATGGGGACGCAGGTTTTATTGGATGTAGCAAAAGATCATACCGTTGATCATTTTGTTTTTGCATCGTCATCTTCGGTGTACGGTAATAATGAAAAGGTTCCCTTTTCGGAGGACGACAGAGTGGATGGTCAAATTTCACCGTATGGTTCTTCTAAACGAATGGGTGAGTTGCTTTGCCAAACCTATCACCATCTTACAGGATTACCCATTTCCTGTCTTCGTTTTTTTACAGTATATGGTCCGCGACAACGCCCGGAAATGGCAATTCATTTATTTGTTCGATCCATCCTAAATGGGAATGGAATTACCGTTTTTGGTGATGGAAATAGTGCCAGAGATTATACTTACATTGATGATATAATAGATGGTATAATCAAAGTAACAGAGGCGCCAAACACTTTTATGATTTACAACCTCGGAAACTCAGAACCAGTGAAATTGATTGATATGGTAAATGTAATTGGTTCTGCCACAGAAAAAACGCCTGATATTACAATGTCAACAATGCCTGTCGGGGATGTTGTGCAAACATTCGCCGATATCAGCAGGAGTGAGCGCCGGTTAGGTTATTCCCCACAAACAAATTTTAATAAAGGAGTTGAACAATTTGTGGATTGGTTCCGAACTGTCATTAAATCAAACGGAGACCTTTACGCATGAATGAAAAGAGATTAGAAATATTAGGAATCCTTGCTATGGCTGTTTCATTTCTAGTGTTTGTTAGCCAGTTGGGATACCATCCGGGTGAAGATCCTGGAGGGATTTCTGCAAATACTCAAATCGAAAATCCGATGGGAGCTGTAGGTGTTCTCTTAGCATGGGTTTTTATCAAAATGACGTTTGGTTATAGCACCCTTGTTCTTCCGGCTTTAGGATCGGTGTGGGGCTGGTGGTTGTTCAGTAAAAAAGATTTGGGAAAATTGATCAAAATGACGCAATTCTTTTTAGCATCGATGGTATTGACAGCAATTACGATTGGATCCATCGAAAAAACAATTTCTGAAAATTCATCTTTTGCATTCAGTGGAGTATTGGCAGGAACCATTGCACATTTTTTACATGAATTTTTTCTACATCCTATCGGTGCATTTACCATTATTTTAGTTCTTTGGTTGATATTAGTAAGATCCTATTTCTCGTTCAGTTTTTACGCACCAATTGAAAAATGGATCAATATTATTAAAACCAAACGTGCTGAGAAAAACCTCGTTCAAATCCATGAAGAAGAGGAAACCGAAAAGAAACAGCACACTCAAAATCTGTTATCTAAACTTAAACAAAAAACGCAAGGTGGTTCCTCAAAAGGTGTCAATAAGGAAAAAGTTGACCCACTAATAGATGCCAAAAATGAAGATGCGAGTTCGAGTGAGGCAGAAGAGCCTAAGGATGATTCAATCGAAGCTAATGTGGACGAAAAAGAAGACCCTATTGCATCAAACGCCGAGGTTAGCGATAAGCTGGAGACTCCGCAACTTGATGACATGGTAGAATCGGAAACCGGCGATGAAAATGCAGAATCTCAAAGTGAGTCCGGTATTGAAATAGGCGAAGAAGTAAAGGAAGAAGAAATTGATCTGGATTCCATTGCTGAACGCACTAAACCAAAACGAAAATACCAACTTCCGCCTGCAGACATTCTTGAAACACCCCCAACCATTCAGAGCGGATTAACCAAAGTGGAACTTGTAGATAGAGCCAATTTTTTAACACAATCCCTCAACACATTCGGCGTGGAAGGTCGAGTGGTAAATGTGAGTCCGGGGCCTGTCATTACATTATTTGAAGTAGAGCCAGCAGAAGGTGTGCGTGTAAATAAATTTGTTGCATTGGCAGACGACCTCGCGCGGGTAATGGAAGCTAGCAGAGTGCGTATCATTGCGCCAATTCCTGGAAAATCATCTGTTGGTATTGAGATCCCGAATAAAGATCCTGACACAGTTTATTTCAAGTCTGTGATCAGCTCCGAAAAATTTGTAAATACTAAATTCAAATTGACCTTGGCAATTGGGAAAACTACTTCCGGAGAAATTTCTACTTTAGAGTTAGAACAAATGCCGCATTTGCTGATTGCTGGTACCACCGGGTCGGGAAAATCTGTCTGCCTCAATACCATTGTTTGCAGTTTGTTATATTCGGCAGCGCCTGATGAAATTAAATTTGTAATTATTGATCCTAAAAAAGTGGAAATGACTCTCTATAGAGGGTTGGAAGGCTACCATCTTCTTGAAATGGATGATATCGATGAACCGATTGTGACTTCGCATGACCATTCTATACTTGCATTACGGTCCGTTGAAAAGGAAATGGAACGAAGGTACAATAAAATGGCAGATGAGACCGTTAGGAATATTTCTGAGTATAATTCGAAGATGAAAAATAATGGTAATCCTATCATGCCATATATTATTGTTGTGATTGATGAATTAGCAGATTTAATGATGATGAGTGCTCGTGATGTAGAGGCTCCCATTGCGCGTTTGGCGCAGCTTTCCCGTGCAGTTGGAATCCATTTAATTATTGCAACTCAGCGACCATCTGTAGATGTGATTACCGGTGTTATTAAAGCAAATTTTCCATCCAGAATTGCCTTTCAGGTGGCGACAAAAATTGATTCGAGAACTATTATTGACATGCAGGGTGCAGAAAAACTAATTGGTAAGGGCGATATGCTTTTTCTTGGCTCAGGGTCATCCGATCCGGTTCGACTTCATAATGCATTTATATCTTTAAATGAAATTGAGGCAATTGTTTCTCATGTAAAAGGTCAACCAAAACCTGAAGCACTTGTACTTCCATCTGTCCGTGAGGGAATAGTAGGTACCGGGGGATTTGATGGTGGAGGAGAACTGGACGAAATGTTCAATGAAGCTGTCAAACTTGTGGTGACTCACCAACAAGGGTCTATATCGCTTCTTCAGCGCCGACTTAAATTGGGGTATTCTCGCGCAGCAAGAATTATTGACGAAATGGAACAGGCTGGAATCGTCGGTCCATTTACAGGTAGTAAAGCAAGAGAGGTTTTAGTCGATGAAACATATATAGAAAGTCTAAATCCCTAATTAGCTTGACTAATCGTTTTTCTATTCTACCTTTTATTTTTGTTTTTTCTCTCGGTGCTAAGCCAAGCTATATTGATTCTTTGCGCAAAGCATTGACGGATCCACCTGGAGTAGAACTTTCCTTCACTGTCGATCAGACGATGCAAGGTGAAACCTGGCTAGGAAATGGCACGATAGAAATTATTGGCAAGAATCGCTATTTTGCGTCCATTGGTGATCAAGAAATCAAAGTAGAGGGACGTGACGTTCAAACCTGGAACAAGTCATCTTCGCAACTCATTAAGGATACATTATATGAAGGCAATGTGAATATTATTTCGCTACTTAATGAGGATGGAAATAAAATCATTATTATGAATCAAATATTGAAACAGAACCACATAGTGATAGAGTTTACTGTTCCAGAAATGGAAACAAGCGGTACAATTCGAATGAGTGACAAATCTTTTCTGCCCACAAACATTACGCTAAAAAATGGACCTAAAATAAAAACTGTCATGACTATATTGGACACAAAACCCATCGGGAAAAAATCAAAATTCCATTCTTTCAATCCTGATGTAAATGAGAGGATAGACCTACGTGAATAAGTGGTTCAAATTATTAATTGGCATTCTAATGAGTGCGGGTGGCCTTTATTATGCCTTTAAGGACATGGATTTTGTCCAACTTGTAGATACGATTTCAAATGTGAATTACGGTTGGGTTGCGTTAGCGATGATTTTAATGGTTTTCTCTGTTGGTATTAGAGCAGAACGATGGCGGCTGATTTTGATGCCATTCGAATCGTTACAGTTTCATCCATTATTTGGTTCTACAATGGTTGGATATTTTGGAAATGGCGTTTTGCCGTTTCGCCTTGGTGAACTATTGAGAGCTTACAGTCTTTCTTCATACACAAAATTGACACCGTCTTCATCATTTGGTACAATTATTTTAGAAAGAATTTTGGATATGTTGGGTCTTGCGGCAATGATTGCAATTTTTGCGCCATCCCTTCAATCTGAAATGCTAAGTACAGAATTTCTTTTATTTGTTGGAGTAATATCACTTTTGATTTTTGTAGGAACCATTTGGTTAGGTAATAGCCATTCCAAATTTCATGAAAAGGTGATTCATTGGAAAATATTTGAATCTAAATGGGCACAGAAAATTTTATTCTCACTGAATAATGTATTGAATGGTATTACTGCTCTCAAAAATACGAAACACATCGGAATGATTGCATTTCATACCGTGTTTTTATGGGTGCTTTATTATATATCGGTTTGGTTAGTTGTAAAAGCAACCGGGATTAACCTGGGTTTTTCTGGAATGGGAATACTGCTTATTTCAACAACTCTTGCGATCACCATTCCATCAGCACCGGGATATGTTGGCACCTATCATGCAGCTGCAGTTTATATTTTGACAAATGTGTATGAGGTTGCATTAACTCATGCCCAAGCTTTTGCCGTCATCATTCATGCCATAGGGTTTTTCCCACTTTTGGTAATTGGTGCTATTTATTTCGTAAAAGGGTCTATTCGGATTGTTGATCTAAAAAAATCTGTGGTTCCTGATGAAAGCATATGATACTATATTTTTAGATCGTGATGGCACATTGAATCCTGATCCGGGTTACATCGCATCACTAAGAGATTTCACATTCTTTGATTTCGCACTACCTGCTCTACAAAAGCTAAAAGATAACCGGTTTTGTATCGTTACAAATCAATCCGGAGTTTCTCGGGGAATCATTGAGCAAAATGAATTGAATAAAATCCATCATTATGTCCAAACTGCTTTTAAGGATCACGGCTTGGACTTGCTTGATATTTTTGTTTGCAATGACCATCCGGATCATGCGACCGAGCGAAGAAAGCCGGGCACTGGCATGTTTTTTGAAGCCGCAAAAATATATGGGATTGATCTTGCTAATTCAGTTATGATTGGGGATGGAATTGCAGATATGGAAGCTGCACAATCTTTAATAATGGATGGAATCCTTGTTAGAACTGGAAAAGGATCTGAATCGGAATCTCATTTTATTAAATCTGAATTTCCAATAGCTGTGGTTGATAATTTAGAAAAAGCTGTAAATTGGATTTTATCCAAGGATTCAAAATGAAGATTGCAGTGATCATGGGTGGACATTCCGGAGAGCGAAATGTATCTCTAGATTCCGGAAAGGCAATTGCGGATGCATGTATTTCGTTAGGTCATGAAGTTCAAACTCTTGACATCAATATGGATCTCGTTTCCATTGTTCCCCAAATTAAATCAGTAGATTTAGTGTTTAACGGATTGCATGGGACGGGTGGCGAAGATGGAACTATTCAAGGGTTTTTAAAATCTCTTGATGTGCCATTCACCGGATCTGGGGTGGAAGCTTCAGCAATTTGCATGGATAAACGCGTATCAAAATCTTTAGCTGAAAACAAAGGAATTAAAACGCCTGACTGGATTTCAATTGGTAGCCATGAAAATATCCCGAATGAAATAAGCCTCAATTATCCACTTGTTGTAAAACCAAGTAGAGAAGGGAGTTCGCTTGGCTTATCCATTATTCAAGATCAATCCCGATTGCCCCAAGCAGTAGAATTAGCAAAACAGCATTCCGGTGTTGTATTAATCGAAGAATATATTCATGGGAAAGAAATCACTGTTTCCATCATTGGGAATGAAGCATTTCCAGTGGTTGAAATAACCCCATCGCATGAGTTTTATGATTATCAATGTAAATACACAAAAGG encodes the following:
- a CDS encoding HAD-IIIA family hydrolase — translated: MKAYDTIFLDRDGTLNPDPGYIASLRDFTFFDFALPALQKLKDNRFCIVTNQSGVSRGIIEQNELNKIHHYVQTAFKDHGLDLLDIFVCNDHPDHATERRKPGTGMFFEAAKIYGIDLANSVMIGDGIADMEAAQSLIMDGILVRTGKGSESESHFIKSEFPIAVVDNLEKAVNWILSKDSK
- a CDS encoding D-alanine--D-alanine ligase; translation: MKIAVIMGGHSGERNVSLDSGKAIADACISLGHEVQTLDINMDLVSIVPQIKSVDLVFNGLHGTGGEDGTIQGFLKSLDVPFTGSGVEASAICMDKRVSKSLAENKGIKTPDWISIGSHENIPNEISLNYPLVVKPSREGSSLGLSIIQDQSRLPQAVELAKQHSGVVLIEEYIHGKEITVSIIGNEAFPVVEITPSHEFYDYQCKYTKGLSDYLCPADLTEETSMRIQAIALEIHSMMRCRHYSRVDFRMDEKGDAYFLEINTLPGMTSTSLLPKSAEANGLSFINLIDKIIQLAAHG